One stretch of Croceibacterium atlanticum DNA includes these proteins:
- a CDS encoding TonB-dependent receptor, with protein sequence MVNGLLGHASWTALALVALASPSLAQAQEEENAPDTAEEGQPPQQKGLGDIIVTAQRVEQLSQRAPLPIDVIQPEELAQQNVLRAEDLSRITPALAATGGAGGTTVFFVRGVGNTTVNAYSDPAISFNYDGVYIGRPSSTSGVFYDLERVEVLKGPQGTLYGRNATAGAINVIPTRPKLGEVSGRFMFGYGNYDWLTGEAAVNLPIGEKVAMRASGSVARRDAFLTDGTGNQREHAGRFQIYAEPNPDLTLRIGADYAHQGGASASGFYLGAVDPTFGPTGFAGYNFTPTGFPRTQGLIDPASNALLSQRFIGQLGRTGAVVDSSPFNDNDYWGITGELTYSTDLGTLTVQPAYREASLEYAFAGAFRRGYTKEEDSQTSLEIRWAGMLGDSIDYQIGGMYFDEDISANAHYNQQSLVPYQEFSTGTESWAGFSMVTFHVTGQLSLTAAGRYTSDKKSFDGTSNVYILFCGNPAPPQDFCPDLPFAPLLDTEEAFQDFYTSRGIPVTPVPLFVLPPQAGGSQTAPFVLRSPIVIDSALKNDKFTYRLAAQYEFTPRNMVYASFETGYHAGGFSFARGVETYEPETIRAYTLGSKNRLFENRVQLNVEAFLWKYRNQQFSQFGYDLGNPPSTVFLTRNIGNSTIKGVDIDLEVMPTETTQLSANVQYLDARYDSFVYYAPNQGLPPNTACSYSPTTQTTPGGTINVFAIDCSGNRSFNSPKWSLNLNARQEIPLGTHKAVLQGGTRYRSSSYSTADYLPYLKSRGNFVSYASITLTDADESKFVTLYVNNIEDNQRLLGGTTNPAGLIVSNAEQPRTYGVRIGSNF encoded by the coding sequence ATGGTGAATGGTTTGCTGGGGCACGCATCGTGGACAGCGCTGGCGCTGGTGGCGCTTGCAAGTCCTTCGCTGGCGCAGGCTCAGGAAGAAGAAAACGCACCGGACACGGCGGAGGAGGGGCAGCCCCCGCAACAAAAGGGCCTCGGCGACATTATCGTTACCGCCCAAAGGGTGGAACAGCTGAGCCAGCGCGCACCGTTGCCCATCGATGTGATTCAGCCTGAAGAGCTGGCGCAGCAGAATGTCCTTCGCGCAGAAGACCTTTCGCGCATCACCCCCGCCCTGGCCGCCACCGGGGGCGCAGGCGGCACCACGGTGTTCTTCGTCCGGGGCGTGGGCAACACCACGGTCAACGCCTATTCCGACCCGGCGATCTCGTTCAATTATGATGGCGTATATATCGGGCGCCCGTCTTCCACCTCGGGGGTGTTCTATGACCTCGAACGCGTGGAAGTTCTGAAAGGGCCGCAGGGCACTCTCTATGGCCGCAACGCCACCGCCGGTGCGATCAATGTCATTCCGACCCGCCCGAAGCTGGGCGAAGTGAGCGGCCGCTTCATGTTCGGTTACGGCAATTATGACTGGCTGACGGGTGAAGCCGCGGTGAACCTGCCGATCGGCGAAAAGGTGGCCATGCGCGCGTCAGGTTCCGTGGCGCGCCGCGACGCGTTCCTGACTGACGGGACGGGCAACCAGCGCGAACATGCCGGCCGGTTCCAGATCTATGCCGAACCCAACCCTGACCTTACGCTGCGGATCGGGGCGGATTATGCCCATCAGGGCGGCGCCAGTGCCAGCGGGTTCTATCTGGGGGCAGTCGATCCGACCTTCGGGCCGACAGGATTTGCCGGGTATAATTTCACCCCCACCGGGTTCCCTCGCACACAGGGTTTGATCGACCCGGCATCGAATGCGCTGCTTTCCCAGCGTTTCATCGGCCAGCTTGGCCGGACCGGGGCCGTGGTCGACAGTTCGCCCTTCAATGACAATGATTACTGGGGGATCACGGGCGAGCTGACTTACTCGACCGATCTGGGCACGCTGACCGTCCAGCCCGCCTATCGCGAGGCGTCCCTTGAATATGCTTTCGCCGGGGCTTTCCGGCGCGGATATACGAAGGAAGAAGACAGCCAGACCAGCCTCGAAATTCGCTGGGCCGGGATGCTGGGGGACAGCATCGATTATCAGATCGGCGGCATGTATTTCGACGAGGATATCAGTGCGAATGCGCACTATAATCAGCAATCGCTGGTGCCTTATCAGGAATTTTCGACCGGCACGGAAAGCTGGGCCGGGTTCTCCATGGTCACATTCCATGTCACGGGCCAGCTCAGCCTGACTGCGGCGGGCCGCTACACATCGGACAAGAAGAGCTTCGACGGCACTTCCAATGTGTATATCCTGTTCTGCGGCAATCCGGCGCCGCCGCAGGATTTCTGCCCGGACCTGCCATTTGCCCCGCTGCTCGACACGGAAGAGGCTTTCCAGGATTTCTATACCTCCAGGGGTATCCCCGTAACGCCGGTGCCGCTTTTCGTGCTGCCGCCACAGGCTGGCGGATCGCAGACCGCGCCTTTCGTGCTTCGTTCACCAATCGTGATCGATTCCGCCCTGAAGAACGACAAATTCACCTATCGCCTGGCGGCCCAGTATGAATTCACGCCCCGGAACATGGTCTATGCCAGTTTCGAGACGGGGTATCATGCCGGCGGTTTCTCCTTCGCCCGCGGCGTGGAAACCTATGAACCGGAGACGATCCGCGCCTACACGCTGGGGTCGAAAAACCGCCTCTTCGAAAATCGCGTTCAGCTCAATGTCGAAGCCTTTCTCTGGAAATACCGCAACCAGCAGTTCAGCCAGTTCGGATATGACCTCGGCAATCCGCCTTCGACAGTGTTCCTTACCCGCAATATCGGGAACAGCACGATCAAGGGCGTGGATATCGACCTGGAAGTGATGCCCACCGAAACCACCCAGCTGTCGGCCAATGTCCAGTATCTCGATGCCCGCTATGACAGCTTCGTCTATTATGCGCCGAACCAGGGCCTGCCGCCTAACACCGCCTGTTCCTACAGCCCGACCACGCAGACCACGCCGGGCGGCACGATCAATGTTTTCGCGATTGACTGTTCGGGCAACCGTTCATTCAATTCGCCGAAATGGTCGCTCAATCTGAACGCCCGGCAGGAAATCCCGCTCGGTACGCACAAGGCAGTGCTCCAGGGCGGCACGCGTTACAGAAGCTCATCCTATTCGACGGCTGATTATCTGCCCTATCTCAAGTCCCGGGGCAATTTCGTCAGCTATGCCTCGATCACGTTGACGGATGCGGACGAAAGCAAATTCGTGACGCTTTACGTCAACAATATCGAGGATAATCAGCGCCTTCTCGGAGGCACGACAAATCCGGCTGGATTGATCGTTTCCAATGCCGAACAGCCACGCACATATGGCGTGCGCATTGGCAGCAATTTCTGA
- a CDS encoding VOC family protein — protein MTCVSDLQFVALAVPDLAAERKFFGETWGLVEVGEQDGRVYFAAEGRPHPYVIVLREDAERKTDLVGFSAASREDLEAIFQQVKDAGAKIIAEPGPASGPAGGWAFRFFDPDGHAIEVLCDARQREFRKLAKGEAIPEGISHVVFHSPDHAALAEFYQRALGFRLSDWIGDFMVFLRCNPAHHRLAILPGPPALNHIAFDVSSVDELMRGLARMHENSIKLSWGPGRHTAGNNTFSYFVTPNGNVVEYTSDLEEVDEDTWQVTRYEPGPTTIDQWGTGRIITGNVPHAEMAPDKGLWQVPA, from the coding sequence ATGACCTGCGTTTCTGACTTGCAGTTCGTGGCCCTGGCGGTTCCCGATCTCGCCGCCGAGCGCAAATTCTTCGGCGAGACATGGGGGCTCGTGGAAGTGGGCGAGCAGGATGGACGGGTTTATTTCGCGGCCGAAGGGCGCCCCCATCCCTATGTGATCGTCCTGCGCGAGGATGCCGAGAGAAAGACCGATCTGGTCGGCTTCTCGGCCGCCTCTCGCGAAGATCTGGAAGCGATCTTCCAGCAGGTGAAGGATGCCGGGGCGAAGATCATCGCGGAACCCGGCCCGGCCTCCGGGCCGGCCGGGGGCTGGGCGTTCCGCTTCTTCGATCCGGACGGCCACGCAATCGAAGTTCTGTGCGATGCCCGGCAACGCGAATTCCGGAAATTGGCCAAGGGCGAGGCGATCCCCGAAGGCATCAGCCATGTGGTGTTCCATTCACCCGATCATGCGGCCCTTGCCGAATTCTATCAGCGGGCCCTGGGCTTCCGGCTGTCGGACTGGATCGGCGATTTCATGGTCTTCCTGCGCTGCAATCCGGCGCATCACCGGCTGGCGATCCTGCCGGGGCCGCCCGCACTCAACCACATCGCATTCGATGTGAGTTCGGTCGATGAACTGATGCGCGGCCTGGCGCGGATGCATGAAAACTCGATCAAGCTCAGCTGGGGCCCCGGGCGGCATACGGCGGGCAACAACACGTTCAGCTATTTCGTCACGCCGAATGGAAACGTGGTCGAATATACGTCCGACCTGGAAGAAGTGGACGAGGATACATGGCAGGTCACCCGCTATGAACCCGGGCCGACCACTATCGACCAATGGGGGACCGGACGCATCATTACCGGCAATGTGCCCCATGCCGAAATGGCACCGGACAAGGGGCTTTGGCAGGTCCCTGCCTGA